A stretch of Caenibius tardaugens NBRC 16725 DNA encodes these proteins:
- a CDS encoding regulatory protein RecX, producing MVKEPLSDSRKHRAPRPLYDARLEELALAYVARFATSAARLEAYLARKLRERGWQGETPADIPALIARFVDRGYCDDEAYARMRAGGLLRRGYGARRVNQALGVAGIADDIRDSVRPGVAQQRRAALAMARKRRFGPFAPVAPDASRREKQIAAMLRAGHELGSAMALIHADSIDAAESWVSEVEEE from the coding sequence ATGGTTAAGGAACCCCTTTCAGATAGTCGCAAGCACAGGGCGCCTCGTCCGCTCTACGACGCGCGTCTGGAGGAACTGGCGCTGGCTTATGTGGCGCGTTTTGCCACCAGCGCGGCCCGGCTTGAAGCCTACCTCGCGCGCAAACTGCGCGAGCGCGGATGGCAGGGCGAGACGCCGGCTGACATCCCGGCCCTGATCGCCCGGTTCGTCGATCGTGGCTATTGTGACGATGAAGCCTATGCCCGGATGCGCGCGGGCGGTCTGCTGCGTCGTGGCTATGGCGCCCGGCGGGTGAATCAGGCGCTGGGCGTGGCCGGAATAGCGGACGATATCCGGGACAGCGTGCGTCCGGGGGTGGCGCAGCAGCGCCGCGCCGCGCTCGCCATGGCGCGCAAGCGCCGGTTCGGCCCGTTCGCCCCCGTCGCCCCCGATGCCAGCCGACGTGAAAAGCAGATTGCGGCAATGTTGCGGGCAGGCCATGAACTGGGCAGCGCGATGGCGCTGATCCATGCCGACAGCATCGATGCTGCCGAAAGCTGGGTATCCGAGGTCGAGGAGGAATAG
- a CDS encoding fatty acyl-AMP ligase, whose product MTDDALQPTPNRCALERRFSDFATFGEALDYAAQGSRGLNFHDPRGNLARVYPYSELRDDARAMARRLVARGIRPGERIALIAETGVDFAALFCGAVYAGAWPVPLPLPTSFGGKDNYIDQLAVQLASSDPQMLLFPAEITEMAGAAAARQGCDGVTYEDFRASPAADSALPEQQTDDICYLQYSSGSTRFPHGVAVTHKALLNNLAGHSIGMKLEPDDRCVSWLPWYHDMGLVGCLLSPIANQVSTDYLKTEDFARRPLAWLDMISRNPGTTLSYSPTFGFDICARRISSQSHVSERFDLSRWRIAGNGADMIRPDVMQGFVNAFAEAGFKATSFLPSYGLAEATLAVTIMPPGEGIRVELVEEERLSGTPRDLSRPARYRAIVNCGKAVKDMALEIRGENGKPKGDHQIGKVWCKGPSVMHSYFRDPVATEECLVDGWLDTGDMGYMADGYLFIVGRAKDMIIINGKNHWPQDIEWAVEQLPGFNHGDIAAFSVETDNGEEAPAVLVHCRVSDEDKRVELRDQIRDKVRSITGMNCVVELVPPRTLPRTSSGKLSRAKAKKLYLSGEIEPYKLLEAA is encoded by the coding sequence ATGACCGACGACGCCCTTCAACCGACGCCGAACCGCTGCGCGTTAGAGCGCCGATTTTCCGACTTTGCCACATTTGGCGAAGCGCTGGATTATGCCGCGCAAGGCAGTCGAGGGCTCAATTTTCACGATCCCCGCGGTAATCTTGCCCGGGTTTATCCCTATTCCGAACTGCGTGACGATGCGCGGGCCATGGCGCGCCGCCTTGTCGCGCGCGGCATTCGCCCCGGTGAGCGTATTGCCCTGATCGCGGAAACAGGCGTGGATTTTGCCGCCCTGTTCTGCGGCGCGGTTTACGCTGGCGCGTGGCCGGTGCCGTTGCCGCTGCCCACCAGCTTCGGGGGCAAGGACAATTATATCGACCAGCTTGCGGTCCAGCTTGCCAGTTCCGATCCGCAAATGCTGCTGTTCCCGGCCGAAATCACTGAAATGGCGGGCGCGGCGGCGGCGCGGCAGGGCTGCGACGGGGTGACCTACGAAGATTTCCGCGCCAGCCCGGCGGCGGACAGCGCACTGCCCGAACAGCAGACGGACGATATCTGCTATCTCCAGTATTCCAGCGGTTCCACCCGTTTTCCGCATGGCGTGGCCGTGACGCACAAGGCGCTGCTCAACAATCTGGCGGGCCACAGCATCGGCATGAAGCTGGAACCCGATGATCGCTGCGTCTCATGGCTGCCGTGGTACCACGACATGGGTCTGGTCGGCTGCCTGCTTTCGCCGATCGCCAATCAGGTTTCGACCGATTACCTCAAGACCGAGGATTTCGCCCGGCGCCCGCTGGCCTGGCTCGACATGATCAGCCGCAATCCCGGCACGACGCTGTCCTATTCCCCGACCTTCGGCTTCGATATCTGCGCCCGCCGCATTTCGAGCCAGAGCCATGTTTCCGAACGCTTCGATCTGTCGCGCTGGCGGATCGCGGGCAATGGCGCGGACATGATCCGCCCCGACGTGATGCAGGGCTTCGTCAATGCCTTTGCCGAAGCCGGGTTCAAGGCCACATCTTTCCTGCCGAGCTACGGCCTTGCCGAAGCGACTCTGGCGGTCACCATCATGCCGCCCGGTGAAGGTATCCGCGTGGAACTGGTCGAAGAAGAACGCCTTTCGGGCACCCCGCGCGATCTGTCACGCCCGGCGCGGTACCGGGCGATTGTCAATTGCGGCAAGGCTGTGAAGGACATGGCGCTGGAAATCCGGGGCGAGAATGGCAAGCCCAAGGGCGATCACCAGATCGGCAAAGTCTGGTGCAAGGGCCCCAGCGTCATGCATTCCTATTTCCGCGATCCTGTCGCCACCGAGGAATGCCTCGTGGATGGCTGGCTGGACACAGGCGACATGGGTTACATGGCCGATGGGTATCTGTTCATTGTCGGCCGCGCCAAGGACATGATCATCATCAACGGCAAGAACCACTGGCCGCAAGATATCGAATGGGCCGTGGAACAGCTTCCCGGTTTCAACCATGGCGATATCGCGGCCTTTTCGGTCGAGACCGACAATGGCGAGGAAGCCCCCGCCGTTCTGGTGCATTGCCGCGTTTCGGACGAGGACAAGCGCGTCGAGCTGCGCGACCAGATCCGCGACAAGGTGCGTTCGATCACCGGCATGAACTGCGTGGTCGAACTGGTGCCGCCGCGCACCCTGCCGCGCACCAGTTCGGGCAAGCTCAGCCGCGCCAAGGCCAAGAAGCTGTACCTTTCGGGCGAGATCGAACCTTACAAGCTGCTCGAAGCGGCATAG